In a single window of the Methanolobus psychrophilus R15 genome:
- a CDS encoding beta-lactamase-like protein — protein sequence MTEIGIIAVGGYNEMGRNMTAIRVNEDIIIIDMGIRLDRVQIHEDVDTDRMHSLELIEMGAIPDDTIMNEVNGNVRAIVCTHGHLDHIGAIPKLAHRYAAPIIATPYTTALIKHQIDSERKFGVKNNIVALKAGETLEITKDITIEFINTQHSIIDTVFVAIHTPSGAVVYACDFKFDRTPTLGEVPDFDRLKELGKEGVIALITESTNAGRNGKTPSELIAHMMLKDVLLGTEESAVGMIVTTFASHIARVNSIVQFAQEMGRIPVLLGRSMERYVGTAYQLGYIDLPENVEIYGSRRDIDNALKKIMEAGKDKYLPVMTGHQGEPGAVLGRIANGETPFKVETGDRIIFSANVIPNPMTQANRYALETKLKMKGARIYDNVHVSGHAYREDHWELLRMLKPEHVIPAHGTIQMHSEYIQMAEDAGYSLGDTLHLLRNGEELYIEED from the coding sequence ATGACTGAAATAGGTATAATAGCAGTTGGCGGATACAACGAAATGGGCCGCAACATGACTGCGATCAGAGTAAACGAGGATATAATAATCATCGATATGGGCATTCGCCTGGACAGGGTCCAGATCCATGAGGACGTAGACACCGACAGGATGCACTCACTTGAACTGATAGAAATGGGAGCGATACCTGACGACACGATAATGAATGAGGTCAACGGTAATGTGCGTGCCATAGTCTGCACACACGGTCACCTAGACCACATTGGCGCTATCCCCAAGCTTGCGCACCGCTACGCAGCACCAATAATCGCAACCCCTTATACTACTGCTTTGATAAAGCACCAGATAGATTCCGAGAGGAAGTTCGGTGTAAAGAACAATATCGTTGCACTGAAGGCAGGGGAAACCCTTGAGATCACAAAGGATATCACAATCGAGTTCATCAACACGCAGCACAGCATCATAGATACGGTCTTTGTAGCCATACACACGCCAAGCGGTGCTGTTGTATACGCATGTGACTTCAAGTTTGACAGGACACCCACCCTGGGAGAGGTACCCGACTTTGACAGGCTAAAAGAGCTTGGGAAAGAAGGAGTCATTGCACTCATCACTGAGAGCACCAATGCAGGCAGGAATGGAAAGACACCTTCTGAACTTATAGCACACATGATGCTCAAGGACGTCCTGCTCGGTACGGAAGAATCTGCTGTCGGTATGATAGTAACCACCTTTGCATCACACATAGCACGCGTGAATTCTATTGTGCAGTTCGCGCAAGAGATGGGAAGGATACCCGTGCTCCTTGGAAGGTCCATGGAAAGGTATGTAGGTACTGCATATCAGCTTGGATACATTGACCTTCCCGAAAACGTGGAGATATATGGATCACGCCGCGACATCGACAATGCACTGAAAAAGATAATGGAAGCAGGCAAGGACAAGTACCTGCCAGTCATGACCGGGCACCAGGGTGAACCCGGAGCTGTCCTTGGCAGGATAGCTAATGGTGAGACTCCGTTCAAGGTAGAGACCGGAGATAGGATCATATTCTCAGCAAATGTGATACCAAACCCAATGACACAGGCAAACCGCTATGCACTTGAGACAAAGCTAAAGATGAAAGGGGCAAGGATATATGATAATGTACACGTTTCCGGACACGCATACCGGGAAGATCACTGGGAACTGCTCAGGATGCTGAAACCAGAACATGTAATTCCGGCACACGGAACCATACAGATGCACAGCGAATATATCCAGATGGCTGAAGATGCAGGTTATTCACTCGGCGATACTCTGCACCTGTTGAGGAATGGAGAAGAACTCTATATCGAAGAAGATTAA
- a CDS encoding farnesyltranstransferase, protein MDLIGEIKKRSVRVDKGIEDYLPVSRPTELYKAARYLPDAGGKRLRPAIVILAAEAVGCEPEKVLPAAVAVELVHNFTLVHDDIMDRDDIRRGMPAVHVKWGEAGAILAGDTLYSKAFEIMTCANGTPENLLKCVDILSKTCRDICEGQWMDIEFEDRTDVTEEEYLDMIEKKTGVLYAAACKIGAILGGASNETADTFYEFGRLIGIAFQIYDDVIDMITPEEVLGKVRGSDLMEGKKTLIAIHALNNGVEMDIFGKGEASIEEINDAVRLLEDAGSINYARDLAVSHIAKGKGLLDILEDSESKDILLAIADYMIQRTH, encoded by the coding sequence ATGGATCTGATAGGAGAGATAAAAAAGAGGTCTGTCCGCGTCGATAAGGGTATTGAGGACTATCTCCCGGTGTCCAGGCCGACAGAACTTTATAAAGCAGCCCGCTACCTGCCGGATGCCGGCGGGAAAAGACTCAGGCCCGCCATTGTGATCTTGGCAGCAGAGGCTGTGGGCTGTGAGCCTGAAAAGGTTCTTCCTGCTGCTGTTGCCGTAGAGCTCGTGCATAATTTCACACTTGTCCATGATGACATCATGGACAGGGATGACATACGCAGAGGAATGCCCGCCGTCCATGTAAAATGGGGAGAGGCAGGCGCGATCCTGGCAGGCGATACCCTCTACTCAAAAGCCTTTGAGATAATGACATGTGCCAATGGCACCCCTGAGAACCTTCTAAAGTGCGTCGATATACTGTCCAAGACATGCAGGGACATCTGTGAAGGCCAATGGATGGATATCGAGTTCGAAGACCGCACGGATGTCACCGAGGAAGAATACCTTGACATGATAGAGAAAAAGACAGGTGTGCTCTATGCTGCCGCATGCAAGATAGGAGCCATACTTGGTGGCGCATCCAATGAAACAGCAGACACTTTTTATGAGTTTGGCCGGCTCATAGGCATTGCTTTCCAGATCTATGATGATGTCATTGATATGATCACTCCTGAAGAGGTACTTGGCAAGGTCAGAGGAAGCGACCTCATGGAAGGTAAAAAGACACTCATAGCCATTCATGCACTGAACAATGGTGTCGAAATGGATATATTCGGCAAGGGAGAGGCCAGCATAGAAGAGATAAATGATGCTGTCCGCCTCCTGGAAGATGCCGGCTCGATAAACTACGCAAGGGATCTTGCAGTGTCACATATTGCAAAAGGCAAAGGGCTCCTTGATATTCTTGAGGATAGCGAGTCAAAAGATATACTTCTTGCAATCGCCGATTACATGATCCAGAGAACACATTAA
- a CDS encoding pyruvate phosphate dikinase: MADRKFVYFFGKEETEGKNSMKDLLGGKGANLAEMANLGIPVPPGFTITTEVCVLYLENGSYPDGILDQIDAAIEKLEKVNGKKFGDLKDPLLLSVRSGARVSMPGMMDTVLNLGLNDVSVAGLAKKTGNERFAYDSYRRFLMMFGDVVLDIKHEYFESAIEAKKNELGVKQDTQLNAGALKQLAETFKEIIKKKTGSEFPQDPRKQLQMSIEAVFNSWNNQRAIRYRKLNNIPMDWGTAVNVQTMVYGNMGETSGTGVAFTRDPATGKKEFFGEYLMNAQGEDVVAGIRTPLTITTLAQKMPGAYAQLVDICQKLEKHFRDMQDIEFTIQEGKLYMLQTRNGKRTAAAALNIAVDMVTEDLIDKKTALMRVRPEQIDQLLHPTIDSSAKYEVIATGLPASPGAAVGKVVFTAEHAEEMAALNKKVILVRAETSPEDIGGMDAAQGILTVRGGMTSHAAVVARGMGKPCVAGCGAISIDIHEKVFTVNDLRIKEGDYISIDGAAGSVILGKVSLVIPGVSKELKILLSWADEVRKMSVRTNADTPHDAAVARDFGAEGIGLCRTEHMFFGDDRIPVVREMILAEDEYARKEALSKLLPMQREDFIGIFRAMQGYPVTIRLLDPPLHEFLPKHEELAEKFRLLEAERLASNADELTVLKVIMERVESLTEINPMLGHRGCRLGITYPEIYDMQVQAIVEAACQLKTEGMDVVPEIMIPLICHVNELKAVKKHVINVIESVLAEKKVKMDYMIGTMIELPRAALTADQIAREAEFFSFGTNDLTQTTFGFSRDDAGKFLPCYVADSILGNDPFAVLDQEGVGELVRIGIEKGRSTRPDLKIGICGEHGGEPSSVKFGYRAGLDYVSCSPFRVPIARLAAAQAVLEEEGRSLQ; encoded by the coding sequence GTGGCAGATAGAAAATTCGTATACTTTTTCGGGAAAGAAGAAACTGAAGGTAAAAACAGCATGAAAGACCTGCTGGGTGGCAAAGGTGCCAACCTTGCAGAAATGGCCAATCTGGGAATACCGGTTCCGCCTGGGTTCACTATCACAACTGAAGTTTGTGTGCTCTATCTTGAGAATGGGTCATACCCTGACGGCATTCTTGATCAGATAGACGCTGCTATCGAGAAACTCGAAAAGGTGAATGGCAAGAAATTTGGGGATCTGAAGGATCCTCTCCTGCTTTCGGTCAGGTCGGGTGCACGTGTTTCCATGCCCGGTATGATGGACACTGTCCTGAACCTGGGCCTGAATGATGTGTCTGTTGCAGGTCTTGCAAAAAAGACCGGTAATGAAAGATTTGCCTATGACAGTTACCGCAGGTTCCTGATGATGTTCGGGGATGTGGTACTGGATATAAAGCACGAGTATTTCGAATCTGCCATAGAGGCCAAGAAAAATGAGCTTGGTGTCAAGCAGGATACACAGCTTAATGCAGGTGCCCTAAAACAGCTGGCTGAAACGTTCAAAGAAATTATAAAGAAGAAGACCGGCTCTGAATTCCCTCAGGATCCGCGTAAACAGCTCCAAATGTCCATTGAGGCTGTTTTCAATTCATGGAACAACCAACGTGCTATCAGGTACAGGAAACTCAACAACATCCCGATGGACTGGGGTACTGCCGTCAACGTGCAGACAATGGTCTACGGTAACATGGGTGAGACATCGGGCACAGGTGTTGCTTTCACAAGGGACCCTGCAACCGGTAAGAAGGAGTTCTTTGGCGAGTATCTTATGAATGCACAGGGCGAGGATGTAGTAGCGGGTATCAGGACTCCTCTGACCATCACGACCCTTGCACAGAAAATGCCCGGAGCCTATGCACAGCTTGTGGACATTTGCCAGAAGCTTGAGAAACACTTCAGGGATATGCAGGACATCGAGTTCACTATCCAGGAAGGCAAGCTCTACATGCTGCAGACCAGGAATGGTAAACGTACTGCAGCAGCTGCCCTGAATATTGCTGTTGATATGGTCACCGAGGACCTGATAGATAAGAAGACAGCACTTATGAGGGTCAGGCCGGAGCAGATAGACCAATTACTGCACCCGACGATAGACTCAAGTGCAAAGTATGAGGTCATCGCAACCGGGCTGCCTGCATCACCAGGCGCAGCTGTGGGGAAAGTTGTCTTCACAGCCGAGCATGCCGAGGAGATGGCTGCGCTCAACAAGAAAGTGATCCTTGTCAGGGCAGAGACATCACCTGAAGACATAGGAGGCATGGATGCTGCCCAGGGTATACTTACAGTGCGCGGAGGGATGACCTCTCACGCCGCTGTAGTTGCCAGGGGAATGGGCAAGCCCTGTGTAGCAGGTTGCGGAGCTATAAGTATTGATATTCATGAAAAAGTGTTCACTGTTAATGACCTTCGTATAAAGGAAGGCGACTACATATCTATCGATGGAGCAGCGGGATCAGTGATCCTTGGAAAAGTCTCGCTCGTCATACCAGGGGTCAGTAAAGAACTCAAGATCCTGCTTTCCTGGGCTGATGAAGTAAGGAAGATGAGCGTTAGGACAAATGCCGATACTCCTCACGATGCGGCTGTAGCAAGGGACTTTGGTGCAGAGGGAATTGGACTGTGCAGGACAGAGCACATGTTCTTTGGTGATGACAGGATACCTGTCGTCAGGGAAATGATCCTGGCGGAAGATGAATATGCCCGGAAAGAGGCTCTCAGCAAGCTGTTGCCTATGCAAAGGGAGGACTTCATCGGTATCTTCCGCGCCATGCAAGGATATCCTGTGACCATACGTCTGCTTGACCCGCCACTTCACGAGTTCCTGCCAAAGCACGAGGAACTGGCAGAAAAGTTCCGTCTTCTCGAAGCTGAGAGACTTGCAAGCAATGCTGACGAACTTACAGTCTTAAAGGTTATCATGGAGCGTGTCGAGTCTTTGACAGAGATCAATCCCATGCTCGGCCACCGGGGATGCCGTCTTGGCATAACCTATCCGGAGATATACGACATGCAAGTGCAGGCTATCGTCGAGGCTGCCTGCCAGCTTAAGACTGAAGGCATGGATGTCGTGCCTGAGATAATGATCCCTCTTATATGTCACGTGAACGAGCTTAAAGCAGTGAAAAAGCATGTGATTAATGTCATTGAATCCGTGCTGGCTGAAAAGAAAGTAAAGATGGATTACATGATAGGTACAATGATAGAGCTCCCCAGAGCAGCCCTGACGGCAGACCAGATAGCCCGTGAGGCTGAGTTCTTTTCCTTCGGTACCAATGACCTGACCCAGACAACCTTTGGTTTCAGCAGGGATGATGCAGGCAAGTTCCTTCCATGCTATGTCGCCGATAGTATCCTGGGGAATGACCCATTCGCTGTCCTTGACCAGGAAGGTGTTGGTGAACTTGTGAGAATAGGTATCGAAAAAGGCCGTTCTACAAGGCCGGATCTTAAGATTGGCATATGCGGTGAACACGGGGGAGAGCCAAGTTCCGTAAAGTTTGGGTACAGGGCCGGGCTTGATTATGTGAGCTGCTCGCCATTCCGTGTGCCCATCGCCCGGCTTGCTGCAGCACAGGCAGTTCTCGAGGAAGAAGGCAGATCCCTTCAGTAA
- a CDS encoding H/ACA RNA-protein complex component Gar1 translates to MKRLGKVLHLSKQDDLIIRGETNKFSGSMKEMPRIHSFVLDKSIKRIGKVTGVFGPVDWPYYIVKPNKGIAGSELQKMVNERVYVQ, encoded by the coding sequence ATGAAACGACTGGGTAAAGTATTGCATCTTTCGAAACAGGATGATCTGATCATCAGAGGGGAAACAAATAAGTTTTCCGGATCTATGAAGGAAATGCCTAGAATACATTCTTTTGTTCTTGATAAGTCAATTAAGAGGATAGGGAAGGTTACCGGTGTTTTCGGACCTGTTGACTGGCCCTATTACATTGTGAAACCGAACAAGGGAATTGCTGGTTCTGAACTTCAAAAAATGGTAAATGAACGGGTTTACGTTCAGTGA
- the tfb gene encoding transcription initiation factor IIB — MVEVERVRYSDTSEREKIRAMIKARKEKEKDMDVEKAKVQCPECGSRSLVQDYERAELVCSDCGLVVDAEFVDEGPEWRAFDHDQRMKRSRVGAPMTYTIHDKGLSTMIDWRNRDSYGKSISSKNRAQLYRLRKWQRRIRVSNATERNLAFALSELDRMASALGLPRTVRETAAVVYRKAVDKNLIRGRSIEGVAAAALYAACRQCSVPRTLDEIGEVSRVSRKEIGRTYRFISRELSLKLMPTSPIDYVPRFCSGLNLKGEVQSRGVEILRQASEKELTSGRGPTGVAAAAIYIASILCGERRTQREVADVAGVTEVTIRNRYKELAEELDIEIIL; from the coding sequence ATGGTCGAAGTTGAAAGGGTACGGTATTCCGACACTTCCGAAAGGGAGAAGATACGTGCAATGATCAAGGCACGTAAGGAAAAAGAGAAAGACATGGACGTTGAGAAGGCAAAGGTCCAGTGTCCTGAGTGTGGCAGCCGCAGCCTGGTACAGGACTATGAGAGGGCCGAGCTGGTCTGCTCTGACTGTGGACTTGTCGTAGATGCCGAGTTCGTCGATGAGGGACCCGAATGGCGTGCATTTGACCACGACCAGAGAATGAAACGCTCACGTGTAGGTGCGCCAATGACCTACACTATACATGACAAAGGTCTCTCCACAATGATAGACTGGAGAAACCGTGACTCTTATGGGAAATCTATTTCCTCCAAGAACAGGGCGCAACTGTACAGGCTGAGAAAATGGCAGCGTAGGATACGCGTCAGTAACGCTACTGAAAGGAACCTTGCTTTCGCATTGTCCGAACTGGACCGAATGGCATCAGCTCTCGGCCTGCCAAGGACAGTACGTGAGACAGCGGCAGTGGTCTACAGGAAAGCCGTTGATAAGAACCTCATCCGTGGAAGGAGCATTGAAGGTGTTGCCGCAGCAGCACTGTACGCAGCATGCCGCCAGTGCAGTGTCCCAAGGACACTAGACGAGATAGGAGAGGTATCAAGGGTAAGCAGGAAAGAGATAGGCAGGACATACCGCTTTATCTCAAGGGAACTTTCCCTCAAGCTCATGCCGACCTCGCCAATCGACTACGTGCCGAGGTTCTGCTCAGGCCTTAACCTCAAAGGTGAAGTGCAGTCAAGAGGCGTGGAGATCCTGAGGCAGGCTTCCGAGAAAGAGCTTACCAGCGGCCGTGGCCCGACAGGTGTAGCTGCAGCAGCCATCTACATTGCCTCCATCCTGTGCGGCGAGCGCAGGACGCAGCGCGAGGTCGCTGATGTTGCAGGTGTGACCGAGGTCACTATCCGTAACAGATACAAGGAACTTGCAGAAGAGCTCGATATCGAGATCATTCTCTGA
- a CDS encoding lysine exporter protein LysE/YggA: MLELLEMLAIGFTVGMTGALVPGPMLFATIDTSLKRGWQAGPEIFIGHAALEFIVCMLIIYGITAVSDNTVTAISIIGGATLVIFGILTIRNANGAAGSMHEHRSNYSSPVLAGILASASNPYFWLWWLAAGSALVLKGLEISMLAAALFVIGHWMADLSYFMVVSTSFSKGKKLMSPKLYERVLMSCGLFLVLFGAWFIIGT, translated from the coding sequence ATGTTAGAGCTACTGGAGATGCTGGCCATCGGATTTACCGTGGGGATGACAGGTGCGCTTGTGCCCGGACCAATGCTTTTCGCGACTATCGACACATCCCTGAAAAGGGGATGGCAGGCAGGTCCGGAGATCTTCATCGGCCACGCGGCCTTAGAGTTCATAGTTTGCATGCTGATAATATACGGCATCACAGCAGTAAGTGACAACACTGTCACGGCAATATCCATTATAGGAGGAGCCACACTGGTTATCTTCGGCATCCTCACAATCAGGAATGCAAATGGTGCGGCAGGCTCAATGCATGAGCACAGGAGCAATTATTCGAGCCCTGTGCTGGCAGGGATATTAGCTTCTGCCTCGAATCCCTATTTCTGGCTGTGGTGGCTTGCCGCAGGGAGCGCCCTTGTACTGAAAGGACTTGAGATTAGCATGCTTGCAGCAGCACTGTTTGTTATAGGTCACTGGATGGCAGACCTGAGTTATTTCATGGTTGTTTCCACATCATTCAGCAAAGGGAAGAAGCTGATGTCCCCAAAACTTTATGAAAGGGTACTGATGTCATGTGGTCTGTTCCTTGTCCTGTTCGGGGCATGGTTTATCATAGGTACATAA
- the trmM gene encoding 1-methylguanosine tRNA methyltransferase: MRKSCIRILKKNGEPIRRALLDMDLLDNASRICSEGDFLYLPLTAEPQDTELKLLPGDFELTEQDFKEHKGQLKLEDLMDEVPHFEVIGDIALIEDDVSQPEMVAEAIMKVKVNVKTVLAALGPVEGEFRTRRFRRIAGEDKTSTIHKEYGCRYYIDLEKAYFTPRLATERSRILAQVGEGQTVVDMFAGVGPYSIMIAKKSNDIRVIAIDKNPDAVEFLRRNVELNSATNVETIEGDANLEADRFSGLADHIIMNLPHNAHEFLDAAVKLCSRNATIHYYDITPEDDLFQGSLKLIEEAAGRAGRKTEVIHTRVVRSYAPHQFNVCIEVKVI; encoded by the coding sequence ATGAGAAAAAGTTGCATCCGGATTTTGAAAAAGAACGGCGAGCCTATACGAAGGGCACTTCTTGATATGGATCTGCTGGACAATGCTTCCAGGATCTGCTCGGAAGGTGACTTCCTTTACCTGCCCCTCACAGCAGAACCGCAGGATACAGAGCTTAAGTTGCTGCCGGGAGATTTTGAGCTCACAGAGCAGGATTTTAAAGAGCATAAAGGACAACTGAAGCTTGAAGACCTTATGGATGAAGTGCCGCATTTTGAAGTGATAGGAGATATCGCGCTTATCGAAGATGACGTGTCGCAGCCTGAAATGGTCGCTGAGGCCATCATGAAAGTCAAGGTCAATGTTAAAACGGTACTTGCTGCCCTGGGACCTGTAGAGGGAGAGTTCAGAACCCGCAGGTTCAGGAGAATCGCAGGAGAGGACAAGACCTCCACCATCCACAAAGAGTACGGATGCAGATACTACATCGACCTTGAAAAAGCATACTTTACTCCCCGCCTCGCAACGGAGCGCTCGCGTATCCTGGCACAGGTCGGAGAAGGACAGACCGTTGTGGACATGTTCGCAGGTGTCGGCCCCTATAGCATAATGATAGCAAAAAAGAGCAATGACATACGGGTTATCGCCATCGATAAGAATCCAGATGCTGTTGAGTTCCTGCGCCGCAACGTAGAACTCAATTCCGCGACTAACGTCGAGACGATTGAAGGCGATGCAAACCTGGAAGCAGATCGATTCTCAGGCCTGGCGGACCATATCATCATGAATTTACCTCACAACGCCCACGAGTTCCTTGACGCTGCCGTGAAACTCTGTTCCCGAAATGCTACCATCCACTATTACGATATTACACCAGAGGATGACCTTTTCCAGGGTTCTCTGAAGCTAATCGAGGAAGCTGCAGGCAGAGCAGGCCGGAAAACCGAAGTTATTCATACAAGGGTCGTCCGTTCCTATGCCCCACACCAGTTCAACGTATGTATAGAAGTGAAAGTAATATAA